One window of the Klebsiella oxytoca genome contains the following:
- the hxsC gene encoding His-Xaa-Ser system radical SAM maturase HxsC gives MSEVIRNDIFHFASKKNVPTGFYRLCKQKPVNPLFFLPNLLVVAEGNNGTILPCFGYSIISTELFESIEDGDIGIINNGNMIRVILSRRANHNTVLVTERCNNLCLFCSQPPKKVNDDWLLTQSALAIASFGLNGVVGVSGGEPLMYGDDFLHFIDFIIENSPDTALHVLTNGRKFADMNFTQEMAKRSKNIKITFGIPLYSSRQLVHDHLVGSDGAFNETVKGLINAGNSGINIELRVIPTLANYTELDDIVEFVGRVFSNINQISLMGLESIGWARKNWSTIFIEHSSFSEKITSAIEAAHRSGIPLTIFNYPLCHLPERAWELAAQSISDWKNYYPKECDECTQKSSCAGYFSSSTGRFHQPPRPIL, from the coding sequence ATGTCTGAGGTTATCAGGAACGATATCTTTCATTTTGCTTCAAAAAAGAATGTGCCCACGGGCTTCTATCGATTATGCAAACAAAAACCAGTGAACCCTTTATTCTTTTTACCCAATTTGCTTGTAGTTGCTGAAGGCAATAATGGAACCATTCTGCCTTGCTTTGGGTACTCAATAATTAGCACTGAATTATTTGAGTCAATTGAAGATGGAGATATTGGGATAATCAATAATGGCAATATGATACGCGTTATTCTGTCCCGCAGAGCCAATCATAATACTGTCTTAGTTACGGAACGCTGCAATAACCTGTGCCTGTTTTGTTCCCAGCCACCAAAGAAAGTAAATGATGACTGGCTGCTTACCCAATCAGCTCTTGCTATAGCTTCATTTGGGTTGAATGGAGTTGTTGGGGTCAGCGGTGGTGAGCCTCTGATGTATGGGGATGATTTCCTACACTTCATTGATTTTATCATCGAGAACTCACCAGATACCGCTTTGCATGTTTTAACAAACGGACGCAAATTTGCTGATATGAACTTTACTCAGGAAATGGCAAAGCGAAGCAAAAACATCAAAATTACCTTTGGTATCCCACTCTACTCATCAAGACAGCTTGTGCATGATCATCTGGTAGGGAGCGATGGCGCATTTAATGAAACGGTTAAGGGGTTGATCAATGCAGGAAACTCAGGGATTAATATCGAACTTAGAGTTATTCCGACACTGGCTAACTATACAGAATTGGATGATATCGTAGAGTTCGTTGGCCGTGTGTTCTCCAACATCAATCAGATTTCCCTTATGGGGTTGGAATCTATCGGTTGGGCACGAAAAAACTGGTCAACAATCTTCATTGAGCACAGCAGCTTTAGTGAGAAAATAACCTCCGCTATAGAGGCTGCACACAGGTCAGGCATACCTCTAACAATTTTTAATTATCCTTTATGTCATCTTCCTGAAAGAGCCTGGGAGCTTGCTGCTCAGTCGATATCTGATTGGAAAAATTACTATCCTAAAGAATGTGATGAATGCACTCAGAAGTCTTCCTGTGCTGGTTATTTCAGTTCCTCAACAGGCCGTTTTCATCAACCACCGAGACCAATTTTATGA
- the hxsA gene encoding His-Xaa-Ser repeat protein HxsA codes for MKKFNFAALLPGFLALNNSVWASDSSTGASDLPGMTLNEHDLVIAPLNTEVPFYIAGHRSHSSHRSHSSHRSSSGGGYYGGSTPYYPKTYSSPNSSGSSGSRTSSSSSSSSVRSLRSNDNNISTTTNSVGTTEANRASNELTSGAEKRKRLIMRVQFALLDKGFYNENIDGIMGPSTRKSVKNYRIANGLPIPATETLDTQLLNSLNILAR; via the coding sequence ATGAAAAAATTTAATTTTGCAGCTCTACTTCCAGGATTTTTGGCACTCAATAATTCTGTATGGGCGAGTGATTCATCTACCGGAGCGAGTGATTTGCCTGGTATGACTCTTAATGAACATGATTTAGTGATAGCCCCACTTAACACCGAAGTTCCATTCTACATTGCAGGGCATCGGAGTCATAGTTCCCATCGGAGCCATAGTTCTCATCGATCATCATCAGGTGGCGGGTACTATGGTGGCAGTACTCCTTATTATCCAAAAACATACAGCTCACCAAACTCATCTGGATCTTCAGGTTCGAGAACAAGTTCCTCATCGTCCTCTTCCTCTGTGCGTTCGCTTCGTTCTAACGACAATAACATCTCTACTACTACGAATTCTGTTGGAACTACCGAAGCTAACCGTGCAAGTAATGAGCTGACTTCTGGTGCAGAGAAACGTAAGCGCTTGATCATGCGTGTTCAATTCGCATTGCTAGACAAGGGATTTTACAACGAGAATATTGACGGCATAATGGGACCATCGACAAGGAAGTCTGTGAAAAATTACCGCATTGCGAATGGATTACCAATTCCTGCAACTGAAACACTCGACACTCAATTATTGAATTCTTTAAATATTTTGGCTCGTTAA
- the lpxP gene encoding kdo(2)-lipid IV(A) palmitoleoyltransferase produces the protein MAQTFTHNLLHPRHWLTWSGLGLLWLLVQLPYPVLHILGSGLGKISRPFLKRRERIAIRNIELCFPEMTPFARSQMVNKNFVSLGLGLMETGMAWFWSDARVKKWFDVEGLENLTGATRGVMVVGIHFMSLELCGRVMGLCHPMMATYRPHNDPLMEWVQTKGRMRSNKAMINRRNLSGFVHALKAGEAVWFAPDQDYGSKGSVFAPFFSVKKAATTNGTYVLSKLAGAPLITLSMIRRSDKKGYHMYISKPLSGYLGEDKVAAAAYMNKIIEREILRAPEQYLWMHRRFKTRPEGEVSLYK, from the coding sequence ATGGCACAGACTTTTACTCATAATTTACTTCATCCTCGTCACTGGCTTACCTGGTCTGGTTTGGGTCTGCTGTGGCTTCTCGTTCAACTTCCTTACCCGGTTTTACATATTCTGGGCTCTGGCCTTGGAAAAATATCAAGACCCTTTCTGAAACGCCGGGAACGGATTGCGATTAGAAATATCGAACTGTGCTTTCCCGAGATGACACCGTTTGCCCGGAGCCAGATGGTCAATAAAAACTTTGTTTCTCTCGGGCTGGGACTGATGGAAACAGGAATGGCCTGGTTCTGGAGCGATGCGAGAGTCAAAAAATGGTTTGATGTCGAAGGGCTTGAAAACCTGACCGGTGCGACAAGAGGAGTAATGGTTGTCGGGATTCATTTTATGTCCCTTGAGTTGTGTGGAAGAGTAATGGGGTTATGCCATCCTATGATGGCAACGTATCGCCCACACAATGATCCATTAATGGAATGGGTACAGACAAAAGGGCGTATGCGTTCAAATAAGGCTATGATTAATCGACGTAATTTATCAGGTTTTGTTCATGCGCTAAAAGCAGGTGAAGCCGTTTGGTTTGCACCAGACCAGGATTATGGGTCTAAAGGAAGCGTTTTTGCACCTTTTTTCTCGGTAAAAAAAGCAGCAACGACGAACGGAACGTATGTTCTTTCAAAACTCGCTGGTGCGCCCTTGATCACACTTAGCATGATTCGACGTAGCGATAAAAAAGGTTATCACATGTATATCAGCAAGCCGTTGTCAGGCTATCTAGGGGAAGACAAGGTCGCCGCAGCGGCTTATATGAACAAGATCATCGAGCGTGAAATTCTCCGTGCTCCTGAGCAATACCTGTGGATGCATCGCAGGTTCAAAACGCGTCCTGAAGGCGAAGTCTCTTTATACAAATGA
- a CDS encoding YnfU family zinc-binding protein has translation MPVIFLLKRIIITLFLRELFMSYTNGLRYFKERPVHVACPVCAHRADQKAGKLRKDAVLECPACGLLFRPSECWCIGG, from the coding sequence ATGCCAGTTATTTTTTTATTAAAGCGTATAATAATTACTCTATTCCTCAGAGAATTATTTATGTCTTATACAAATGGGCTCAGGTATTTTAAAGAAAGACCGGTTCATGTTGCCTGTCCGGTATGTGCACACAGAGCCGATCAGAAAGCAGGTAAACTAAGAAAAGATGCGGTTCTTGAGTGCCCTGCCTGCGGACTGTTGTTCAGACCTTCAGAATGCTGGTGTATCGGCGGCTGA